In Dehalogenimonas etheniformans, one genomic interval encodes:
- the hypD gene encoding hydrogenase formation protein HypD has protein sequence MKFATEFRDSALAKKLLEDIRRKSTKPANIMEFCGGHTVAIFRYGLRDLLPKHLKLLSGPGCPVCVTSTADLDRVMALARMPGVIITTFGDLIKVPASYGSLDRARASGADVRTVYSTLDALDIARKNPEKKVVFVGIGFETTAPTIAAAILQADSEKLTNFLVLSLHKVTPPVTKVLLDAGEVKIQGIIAPGHVSAIIGADAWNFIPERYGIACAVSGFEPLDILYCVDLIIDQIEAGKPKVETAYSRAVKSEGNPVALAMLDRVFAPAAANWRGVGIIPGSGLVIRPEFSAHDAEKVIDIKLDKLPREPTGCLCGEVIRAVKTPEECKLFRKVCTPENPIGPCMVSSEGSCAAYYHFAEAI, from the coding sequence ATGAAGTTTGCCACTGAATTCCGGGATTCGGCGCTTGCCAAAAAGCTCCTGGAAGATATCCGGCGCAAGTCTACCAAACCCGCCAATATAATGGAGTTTTGCGGCGGGCACACAGTAGCCATTTTCCGGTACGGTCTTCGCGATCTTTTGCCCAAGCATCTGAAATTGCTTTCGGGACCCGGTTGTCCGGTGTGTGTCACCTCGACCGCCGACCTGGACAGGGTCATGGCTTTGGCCAGGATGCCGGGGGTTATCATCACCACCTTCGGCGATCTGATTAAGGTGCCGGCGAGTTACGGCAGTCTGGACAGAGCCAGAGCCTCTGGTGCCGATGTCCGCACCGTCTACTCTACCCTTGACGCCTTGGACATCGCACGCAAAAACCCTGAAAAAAAGGTAGTCTTCGTCGGCATCGGTTTCGAGACCACAGCACCAACCATCGCCGCCGCAATCCTGCAGGCGGATTCCGAAAAACTCACGAATTTCCTGGTTTTATCCCTTCACAAAGTCACGCCTCCGGTGACCAAAGTGCTGCTGGATGCCGGGGAAGTAAAGATTCAGGGCATCATCGCTCCAGGGCATGTCTCGGCTATAATCGGAGCCGACGCTTGGAATTTCATCCCCGAGCGCTACGGGATCGCCTGTGCCGTTTCAGGGTTTGAACCCCTGGACATTCTGTATTGCGTAGACCTGATCATCGATCAGATCGAGGCCGGGAAACCAAAGGTGGAAACCGCCTACAGCCGCGCTGTGAAGAGTGAGGGCAATCCGGTCGCACTTGCAATGCTTGACCGGGTGTTTGCGCCCGCTGCGGCCAACTGGCGGGGCGTCGGCATCATTCCCGGAAGCGGGCTGGTCATAAGGCCGGAATTTTCAGCCCACGATGCCGAAAAAGTTATTGACATAAAGCTGGACAAACTGCCACGCGAACCGACTGGATGTCTTTGCGGCGAGGTCATCCGCGCCGTCAAAACCCCGGAGGAGTGCAAGCTGTTCCGCAAGGTCTGCACACCGGAGAACCCCATCGGCCCATGCATGGTTTCCAGTGAAGGTTCCTGCGCCGCCTACTACCATTTCGCCGAAGCAATCTAG
- a CDS encoding HlyC/CorC family transporter, with translation MSTESIYLILLLACLLLSAFFSSSETAFISLSKYRLQNMLDEKVRGADHVAKLVEKPERLLSTVLLGNNFVNIAASALATVLAISVFGEEYGVIIATIGSTAIILIFGEVTPKTAATRHPDRIALTFARPIAFLAWLFTPLVTALSWIASGFMKVFGGGVTYHRSLFNEDEIRTMIDVGHKEGAVGPVQAEMLQAVFDFRDRPVSEVLVPRPEVVAVEKGTALQNFFDIYQKSPMSRFPVFEENMDNVVGILSIKDVLMAQARGEIKTEEPIDSLVRPAYFAPESKPIGALFNEMRDKNFRMCIVIDEHGGTAGIVSLSRLMEEIVGPVGDELSKVEKEYEPINEFTFQVDGGMRVADANEELDLGLPEDPSYETVAGFIMKRLGQIPRQGQVLKYQNLKMVISGMRGRKIEEILITKEKPPEITGPEAPKPETVTGIKAS, from the coding sequence ATGTCAACTGAGTCCATTTATCTGATACTTCTTTTAGCCTGTCTCCTTCTGTCGGCTTTTTTCTCGAGTTCTGAGACGGCATTTATCTCATTATCGAAATACCGTCTGCAAAACATGCTCGATGAAAAAGTAAGAGGCGCCGACCATGTCGCCAAATTGGTTGAGAAACCCGAGAGGCTGTTGTCGACGGTGCTGTTGGGCAACAATTTCGTTAACATCGCGGCTTCAGCTCTAGCAACCGTCCTGGCGATTTCAGTTTTCGGCGAGGAATATGGCGTCATTATAGCCACTATCGGTTCGACCGCGATCATTCTGATTTTCGGTGAAGTGACTCCCAAGACCGCGGCAACGCGACATCCCGATCGCATTGCGCTTACTTTTGCCAGGCCGATCGCCTTCTTGGCCTGGTTGTTCACACCCCTGGTCACCGCTCTCTCGTGGATCGCCTCAGGATTTATGAAAGTTTTCGGCGGGGGCGTAACCTATCACCGCTCTCTGTTCAACGAGGACGAAATACGCACCATGATCGACGTGGGCCACAAAGAAGGCGCTGTAGGGCCGGTTCAAGCCGAGATGCTTCAAGCTGTATTCGATTTTCGCGACCGTCCGGTCTCAGAAGTCCTGGTGCCGCGTCCGGAGGTCGTAGCTGTCGAAAAAGGGACAGCGCTGCAGAACTTTTTTGACATCTACCAGAAATCTCCGATGTCACGTTTTCCCGTGTTTGAAGAAAACATGGATAACGTTGTCGGTATTCTGTCGATAAAAGACGTCCTCATGGCGCAAGCCCGAGGGGAGATCAAAACCGAAGAACCCATCGACAGCCTGGTTCGGCCGGCTTATTTTGCCCCAGAATCTAAACCCATCGGCGCCCTTTTCAATGAGATGCGCGATAAAAATTTCCGGATGTGCATCGTCATCGACGAACACGGCGGCACCGCCGGCATCGTCTCGTTGTCCCGCCTGATGGAAGAAATAGTCGGTCCTGTCGGCGATGAACTTTCTAAGGTTGAAAAAGAATACGAGCCCATCAACGAGTTTACCTTCCAGGTCGACGGCGGTATGAGGGTTGCCGACGCCAATGAAGAACTCGATCTTGGTTTACCTGAGGATCCAAGCTATGAGACGGTTGCCGGTTTCATTATGAAACGTCTGGGCCAAATTCCACGCCAGGGACAGGTTCTTAAATACCAAAACCTTAAAATGGTAATCAGCGGGATGCGTGGGCGAAAGATCGAGGAGATTCTTATCACCAAAGAAAAACCTCCGGAAATCACCGGACCCGAAGCGCCCAAGCCGGAAACGGTTACCGGTATCAAAGCTAGCTGA
- the hypA gene encoding hydrogenase maturation nickel metallochaperone HypA, with amino-acid sequence MHEMAVTQSLLEIVLKEVGKVGAKKVNGVNLVIGELSGLVDDSIQFYFDFMTKETIAEGAKLKFTRIPAKMKCRACGQEFITAPDEWICPKCGEWQAEVIAGKEFYIDSIEVDDADKGP; translated from the coding sequence ATGCATGAAATGGCGGTAACTCAGAGCCTCCTGGAAATCGTGCTGAAAGAAGTCGGCAAGGTTGGAGCCAAGAAAGTGAACGGCGTTAACCTGGTCATCGGCGAACTTTCGGGATTGGTGGATGACTCCATTCAGTTCTATTTCGATTTCATGACTAAAGAAACCATCGCCGAGGGGGCGAAATTAAAGTTTACCCGTATTCCCGCAAAAATGAAGTGCCGGGCTTGCGGCCAGGAGTTCATCACCGCTCCGGATGAATGGATTTGTCCCAAATGCGGAGAATGGCAGGCTGAGGTGATCGCCGGCAAAGAATTTTACATCGATTCGATCGAGGTGGACGATGCAGATAAAGGTCCTTAA
- the hypE gene encoding hydrogenase expression/formation protein HypE encodes MEKSKQVLLAHGSGGKLSQELVRNMFIGELANEALCRMDDSACLDLGGGRLAFTTDSYVVSPIFFPGGDIGKLAVCGTVNDLSTSGAVPKYLSLAMIIEEGLPFEDLSRVVQSIKATAAEAGVCIVTGDTKVVNRGKADKLFINTAGIGVVPPGVNISGSNARLGDIVMLSGSIGDHGMAIMAQREGFTFKVPVESDCAPLNGLVAGMLKASGNIHVLRDPTRGGLASTLNEIAAQSGVGIEIDESKIPVKDAVRSACELLGFDPLYVANEGKMIVIATPGDAEKVLAAVRSNRYGADAAVIGEVTSEHKNRVVLRTALGARRIVDMLSGELLPRIC; translated from the coding sequence TTGGAAAAATCCAAACAGGTACTGCTTGCTCACGGCTCCGGCGGCAAACTAAGCCAGGAACTGGTGCGCAACATGTTCATCGGCGAATTGGCCAACGAAGCCCTCTGCCGGATGGATGATTCCGCCTGTCTGGACCTTGGCGGCGGTCGGCTGGCGTTCACTACAGATAGCTATGTGGTCAGCCCGATCTTTTTTCCAGGCGGAGACATCGGGAAGCTGGCGGTTTGCGGCACGGTGAATGATTTATCCACCTCCGGAGCTGTACCCAAATATTTGAGCCTGGCCATGATCATTGAAGAAGGCTTGCCCTTTGAAGATCTGTCCAGGGTTGTCCAGAGCATTAAGGCAACCGCCGCCGAGGCTGGCGTCTGCATCGTTACCGGCGACACCAAGGTGGTTAATCGAGGCAAAGCCGACAAGTTATTTATAAATACCGCCGGGATCGGAGTCGTTCCGCCGGGAGTTAATATTTCCGGGAGCAACGCCCGGCTTGGTGATATAGTTATGTTAAGTGGAAGCATTGGGGACCACGGCATGGCCATCATGGCGCAGCGGGAGGGATTTACTTTCAAAGTGCCCGTTGAGAGCGATTGCGCTCCCCTAAACGGCCTTGTCGCCGGGATGTTGAAGGCATCCGGCAATATTCATGTGCTTCGAGATCCGACCCGTGGCGGACTGGCCAGTACTTTGAACGAAATAGCCGCCCAGTCAGGTGTGGGCATCGAAATCGATGAATCGAAGATTCCGGTGAAAGACGCCGTCCGCAGCGCCTGTGAACTGCTCGGCTTCGATCCACTGTATGTGGCCAATGAAGGTAAGATGATCGTTATCGCCACCCCCGGTGACGCCGAAAAGGTTCTGGCAGCCGTGCGGTCCAACCGGTATGGGGCTGATGCCGCCGTCATCGGTGAAGTCACGTCAGAACACAAAAACCGAGTCGTTTTAAGGACAGCCCTCGGCGCAAGACGCATCGTCGACATGCTTTCAGGCGAACTTTTACCACGGATCTGTTAG
- a CDS encoding HypC/HybG/HupF family hydrogenase formation chaperone: protein MCLAVPAKIVRIDDTIAEVDMAGTTVRASLVMVPDAKLGDYVLLHTGFAIQVLDEHEALETLELFKEMEMIPETT, encoded by the coding sequence ATGTGCCTAGCGGTTCCGGCCAAGATAGTGAGGATCGATGACACGATAGCCGAGGTCGATATGGCGGGTACCACGGTGCGCGCCAGCCTGGTGATGGTGCCTGACGCCAAGCTTGGCGACTATGTTCTGCTCCACACCGGTTTTGCGATACAGGTCCTCGATGAGCATGAGGCGCTTGAGACTCTGGAGCTTTTCAAAGAAATGGAAATGATTCCGGAGACAACATGA
- the hypF gene encoding carbamoyltransferase HypF has translation MAVNLAVERLAISVKGVVQGVGFRPFVYQLAHSHHLSGWVTNTSGEVRIEVEGPRTNVDAFLLEMEKKTPPQAHITGVMSTRLEPCGYQDFEIKESLAEPGKYQLISPDLATCPECRAEIFDPADRRYRYPFTNCTNCGPRFTIIEDIPYDRPLTTMKIFPMCPDCRKEYEDPSNRRFHAQPNACPVCGPRLRLVDSAGRQLESQDVIGDAGEYLKEGKIIAIRGLGGFLLACDATNELAVAELRQRKHRPAKPLAVMMEDMGEVETRCGVSPDEKDLLNSSAGAPIVLLKMKDCTDIAPSVAPGLKYLGVMLPYTPLHHLLMSEVNRPLVMTSGNMSEEPIARDNKEALSRLGNIADYFILHNRDIFSRYDDSVTMFEAGSKRMLRRARGFAPSPVRLTSPAPQMLGVGAQEKNTFCLTRDDNAFISQHIGDMENEETFEHFEKTLDLYKTMFRVEPQLIACDMHPEYFATKWAEVEASRSGLPVIKVQHHHAHVASCLAENGIDEKVIGVALDGTGFGADGKIWGGEFLVADTTDYERMAHLEYLPLAGGEAAIKKPYRVTAGYLYRLFDDQGLTIATRCLRDVEGAEFGLIKQLVDRGLNSPVTSSAGRLFDAVSSLLGICREIKYEAQAAIELEMAAEGVETRASYPFNLETDSGHKVIRLSRLFEGLIADIDAGIPVPEIAARFHNAIVDIIIRTCDIIRSERRLTKVALSGGCFMNRRLLRLSIERLSARGFEVYAHREVPTNDGGISLGQVAVAKHYVK, from the coding sequence GTGGCTGTGAATTTGGCTGTTGAACGCCTGGCAATCTCTGTCAAAGGAGTTGTTCAGGGTGTGGGTTTCAGACCGTTTGTGTACCAACTGGCACATTCTCACCATCTATCCGGTTGGGTAACCAATACCTCGGGCGAGGTACGAATTGAAGTCGAGGGTCCACGAACGAATGTGGATGCCTTTCTGCTCGAGATGGAGAAAAAAACTCCCCCTCAAGCCCATATCACCGGCGTTATGTCAACTAGACTCGAGCCGTGCGGGTACCAAGACTTCGAAATCAAGGAAAGCCTGGCCGAACCGGGAAAATACCAGCTGATCTCGCCGGACCTGGCAACTTGCCCCGAATGCCGGGCTGAGATATTCGATCCGGCCGACCGGCGATACCGCTATCCATTTACCAACTGCACAAATTGTGGCCCAAGGTTCACCATCATCGAAGACATCCCCTATGACCGACCGCTGACCACGATGAAAATTTTCCCGATGTGCCCCGACTGCCGAAAGGAATATGAAGACCCTTCGAACCGGAGGTTTCACGCCCAGCCTAACGCATGCCCTGTATGCGGACCACGGCTTCGATTGGTCGATTCTGCCGGGAGACAACTCGAAAGCCAGGACGTCATCGGTGATGCCGGAGAATACCTCAAAGAGGGCAAGATCATTGCCATCCGGGGGTTGGGAGGGTTCTTGCTGGCCTGCGACGCCACAAATGAATTGGCCGTCGCCGAACTCAGACAGCGGAAGCATCGTCCTGCCAAGCCATTAGCGGTGATGATGGAAGATATGGGTGAAGTAGAAACGAGGTGCGGCGTATCGCCCGATGAAAAAGACCTGCTGAATTCATCAGCGGGGGCTCCCATCGTTCTGCTGAAGATGAAAGATTGCACCGACATCGCGCCGTCCGTAGCCCCCGGTTTGAAATATTTGGGTGTGATGCTGCCTTACACCCCCCTTCACCACCTCCTGATGTCCGAAGTGAACCGGCCGCTGGTCATGACCTCCGGCAACATGTCCGAAGAACCCATCGCCAGGGACAACAAGGAGGCGCTTTCCCGCTTAGGTAACATCGCCGATTATTTCATTCTGCATAACCGGGATATCTTCTCCCGTTACGACGACAGCGTGACCATGTTCGAGGCTGGTTCCAAGAGGATGCTGCGGCGCGCCCGCGGTTTCGCTCCTTCTCCGGTTCGTTTAACTTCCCCAGCACCGCAGATGCTCGGCGTCGGCGCCCAGGAAAAGAACACCTTCTGCCTAACGCGTGACGATAACGCGTTCATTTCCCAGCATATCGGTGACATGGAGAACGAGGAAACCTTCGAACACTTCGAGAAAACGCTGGACCTCTACAAAACTATGTTCCGCGTTGAACCGCAACTCATCGCCTGCGATATGCACCCGGAATATTTCGCCACGAAGTGGGCTGAGGTCGAGGCCTCCCGGTCGGGATTACCTGTGATTAAAGTTCAGCATCACCATGCCCATGTCGCGTCCTGCCTAGCCGAGAATGGAATCGACGAAAAAGTTATCGGCGTTGCCCTGGATGGTACAGGTTTTGGTGCCGATGGTAAGATCTGGGGCGGTGAATTCCTCGTAGCCGATACAACGGATTACGAGCGGATGGCTCACCTTGAATACCTCCCACTCGCCGGCGGCGAGGCCGCCATAAAGAAGCCGTATCGCGTGACTGCGGGCTATCTCTACCGACTTTTTGATGACCAGGGGTTGACAATAGCAACCCGATGTCTACGGGATGTCGAGGGGGCAGAATTCGGATTAATCAAGCAATTAGTGGATCGCGGACTTAACTCACCGGTAACATCCAGCGCTGGGCGGCTATTCGACGCCGTTTCATCGCTGCTTGGAATATGCCGGGAAATTAAGTACGAAGCCCAGGCAGCGATAGAACTCGAGATGGCGGCTGAAGGGGTCGAAACTCGGGCTAGTTATCCGTTTAACCTTGAAACCGACAGCGGGCACAAAGTCATACGTCTGAGCCGCTTATTCGAAGGCCTCATCGCGGATATCGACGCGGGTATTCCGGTCCCGGAAATCGCCGCCAGGTTTCACAACGCAATTGTTGACATAATCATTAGGACATGTGACATTATTAGGAGCGAAAGGCGATTAACCAAGGTGGCTTTGTCCGGCGGTTGCTTCATGAACCGGCGACTGCTGAGGCTAAGCATCGAACGCCTCTCCGCCCGGGGATTCGAGGTTTATGCGCACCGGGAGGTGCCGACCAACGATGGCGGCATTTCACTTGGACAGGTTGCAGTGGCAAAACATTATGTCAAATAG
- a CDS encoding TIGR03936 family radical SAM-associated protein, whose translation MKRLRFQFSRGEKLKFLSHLDMMRLWPRLFRRAGIDLAYSEGFNAHPRLAVAAPLAVGWTGQAELMEVWLDSPLPADSILACLARKLPEDLTLGQGMFVNDEESSLQSQVRFAEYRVSLPLNRPSPEIEKSIIDLLGMSTLDWSHRRDDETKHYDLRSQIENISIENAGEETVSMVMLLKNDPSGSGRPEQVSLALGFKEHPLKIHRTRLVLA comes from the coding sequence ATGAAACGTCTTCGTTTTCAGTTTAGCCGCGGGGAGAAACTCAAGTTCCTATCCCACCTGGATATGATGCGGCTTTGGCCGCGGCTTTTTCGACGCGCCGGGATCGATCTAGCCTATTCCGAGGGCTTCAACGCCCATCCCCGCCTGGCCGTAGCCGCCCCATTAGCCGTGGGTTGGACAGGGCAGGCAGAGCTCATGGAAGTCTGGCTCGACAGCCCTTTGCCCGCGGATTCAATACTAGCGTGCCTTGCACGGAAGCTGCCTGAAGACCTGACGCTTGGACAGGGGATGTTTGTAAACGACGAAGAATCCTCTCTGCAATCACAAGTACGTTTTGCTGAGTATAGGGTTTCGTTACCTCTTAACCGACCTTCTCCCGAGATCGAAAAATCTATAATTGACCTGCTTGGAATGTCTACCCTGGACTGGAGCCACCGCAGAGATGACGAGACCAAACATTACGACCTTAGGTCCCAGATCGAGAACATCTCGATTGAAAATGCCGGCGAAGAAACCGTTTCGATGGTGATGCTTCTCAAAAACGATCCATCAGGTTCCGGCCGTCCCGAGCAGGTCAGCCTGGCACTGGGATTCAAAGAACATCCCCTCAAGATCCATCGTACCCGTTTGGTGTTGGCTTAG
- a CDS encoding M48 family metallopeptidase gives MAELDPERQRQASEYARKRRRLGFVNFGLTIFLILVLLLTPFSKEIASHLPGASPVAAALYLVLLMVAYDLLTLPLSYFSGYKLPRDYGLLHQTVNGWLTDHFKSLLLGTAFGAGVVAVLFFLIGTSPGWWWLIAWGLLLIVTVVMTILAPIALIPLFYKIRPISEGELKDRLIAVAISAGVKISGIYIIEFSEKTTLANAAVMGLGRTKRIVISDTLVNAYTQEEMDVVMAHELGHQRHHDVWRLFGCQSVIYLGVFWLASWLFAVLVNQMDYVNQTDPAALPLLLFCITVAGAPSVPLLSWFSRRIEAGADAFALHSSGKPDVFISAMTKLTDQNLGEARSSNFLERLGQDHPSYVDRVKMAERFNTRSRPDNGQSGQT, from the coding sequence ATGGCCGAATTGGACCCGGAACGGCAGAGACAAGCCAGCGAATACGCCAGAAAAAGACGTCGACTCGGGTTCGTCAACTTTGGATTAACGATCTTTCTCATCCTGGTTCTACTGCTGACGCCTTTTTCAAAAGAGATCGCGAGCCATTTACCCGGGGCTTCACCGGTCGCCGCGGCTCTCTACCTCGTGTTGTTGATGGTCGCGTATGATCTCCTGACGCTTCCGCTGTCCTATTTCTCGGGGTACAAGCTGCCGAGGGATTACGGACTGCTACACCAAACGGTGAACGGATGGTTAACGGACCATTTCAAGTCTCTGCTACTCGGGACAGCTTTCGGCGCAGGGGTGGTGGCTGTCTTGTTTTTCTTAATCGGGACCTCGCCCGGTTGGTGGTGGTTGATTGCCTGGGGCCTACTACTGATCGTGACCGTAGTTATGACCATTCTAGCCCCGATCGCGTTGATCCCGTTGTTCTACAAGATACGGCCGATCAGTGAAGGTGAACTAAAGGATCGGCTGATTGCAGTGGCAATAAGCGCTGGAGTAAAAATATCGGGGATATACATAATCGAATTTTCTGAAAAGACGACCCTCGCCAATGCCGCTGTAATGGGTTTGGGCCGCACCAAGAGGATCGTGATATCGGACACGCTGGTCAACGCCTATACCCAGGAAGAGATGGATGTCGTCATGGCTCATGAACTGGGGCATCAGCGGCACCATGACGTGTGGCGCCTGTTCGGTTGTCAATCTGTGATTTATCTAGGGGTGTTTTGGCTGGCTTCTTGGCTCTTTGCCGTACTGGTGAACCAAATGGATTATGTAAACCAGACCGATCCGGCCGCTTTGCCTCTACTGCTTTTTTGCATCACCGTTGCCGGCGCGCCCAGTGTGCCGCTTTTAAGCTGGTTCAGCCGAAGAATTGAAGCCGGAGCGGACGCTTTCGCCCTTCATTCGAGCGGTAAACCTGACGTTTTTATCTCCGCGATGACGAAACTGACCGATCAGAACCTGGGTGAAGCCAGATCCTCAAATTTTCTCGAACGGCTGGGACAGGATCATCCAAGTTATGTTGATCGTGTTAAAATGGCGGAGAGATTTAACACGAGAAGCCGGCCAGATAATGGCCAGTCTGGACAAACATGA
- a CDS encoding histidine phosphatase family protein has protein sequence MTRIFIARHAETEWNRIRRIQGGGSDTPLNETGLRQVKCLAGRLATEKLETIVSSPLGRARVTAEAIATEHGHMPVELEPDLREIDAGELEGKAVAEVGGGLGLLLTAVTENGLPRLPGGESLADVRERAWRVVQTLTNRFPDGEVLIVTHYFVVLSLICRVLGLEESSIRKFRLNTGSLSVVEVDQNGNAKLVVFNESCFQVDSHPW, from the coding sequence ATGACTCGGATTTTCATCGCCCGGCACGCAGAAACCGAATGGAACCGTATCCGGCGCATCCAGGGTGGAGGTTCTGATACTCCGCTTAACGAGACTGGCCTGAGGCAGGTTAAATGCCTGGCGGGGCGCCTGGCTACTGAAAAGTTGGAAACCATCGTATCCAGTCCTCTCGGTCGGGCAAGGGTCACCGCAGAGGCCATCGCCACCGAGCATGGACACATGCCGGTAGAACTGGAACCTGACCTGAGAGAGATTGATGCCGGCGAACTCGAAGGCAAGGCAGTCGCTGAGGTTGGTGGCGGGTTGGGCTTATTGCTAACCGCCGTGACCGAAAATGGACTGCCTAGATTGCCGGGTGGAGAATCGCTTGCCGATGTAAGGGAGCGAGCCTGGCGGGTCGTGCAGACGCTGACCAACAGGTTTCCGGATGGTGAAGTCTTAATCGTTACCCATTATTTCGTGGTGTTATCTTTGATCTGCCGGGTTTTAGGATTGGAGGAGTCCAGTATAAGAAAATTCCGGCTAAATACGGGAAGTCTTTCGGTCGTTGAAGTTGATCAAAACGGCAACGCCAAGCTTGTGGTTTTTAACGAATCCTGTTTTCAGGTAGACAGTCACCCCTGGTAA
- the hypB gene encoding hydrogenase nickel incorporation protein HypB, with translation MQIKVLKDIMAANTQNAGANQARLDAQGILGINIMASPGAGKTTFILATIDSLGQDARVGVIEGDIASQIDAEEVAQKGAPVVQINTGGGCHLDAGQVAAGLDNLPLEEIDILFIENVGNLVCPSEFKLGEHLRVVLLSVPEGDDKPFKYPGMFASADVVVVTKIDIMPYFDFDLDKFTKAIEGLKPGIRVFPLSARTGEGFSGWTDFLKSQLRR, from the coding sequence ATGCAGATAAAGGTCCTTAAAGACATCATGGCAGCCAACACCCAGAACGCCGGCGCGAATCAGGCGAGGCTGGATGCACAGGGCATACTGGGGATTAATATCATGGCTTCTCCGGGCGCCGGCAAAACCACCTTTATATTGGCCACCATTGACAGCCTTGGACAGGATGCTCGCGTCGGTGTCATCGAGGGCGACATTGCCTCGCAGATCGATGCCGAGGAGGTGGCTCAGAAAGGCGCCCCGGTAGTTCAGATCAACACTGGAGGGGGCTGTCATCTCGATGCGGGGCAAGTAGCCGCCGGGCTTGATAATCTACCGCTGGAAGAGATTGATATTCTCTTTATTGAGAATGTCGGCAATCTTGTTTGTCCCTCCGAGTTCAAACTTGGCGAGCATCTGAGAGTTGTCCTCCTGAGCGTTCCCGAGGGGGATGACAAGCCTTTCAAATACCCGGGCATGTTCGCCTCGGCTGATGTGGTCGTTGTTACCAAAATCGATATCATGCCCTATTTCGATTTTGACCTGGATAAATTCACTAAGGCCATCGAAGGTCTCAAGCCGGGAATTCGAGTATTTCCACTGTCTGCTCGAACCGGGGAGGGTTTTTCCGGCTGGACGGACTTTTTGAAATCGCAGTTGAGGCGGTAA